The Bacillus sp. Marseille-Q1617 genome has a segment encoding these proteins:
- the carB gene encoding carbamoyl-phosphate synthase large subunit, with amino-acid sequence MPKRTDIKSILVIGSGPIIIGQAAEFDYAGTQACIALKEEGYRVILVNSNPATIMTDAEMADKVYIEPLTLEFVSRIIRKERPDAVLPTLGGQTGLNLAVELSKSGVLDECGVEILGTKLSAIEKAEDRDLFRNLMNELHEPVPESEIIRSVEEAFHFVDGVGFPVIVRPAYTLGGTGGGICHNEEELIEIVSSGLKYSPVTQCLLEKSIAGFKEIEYEVMRDGADNAIVVCNMENIDPVGIHTGDSIVVAPSQTLSDREYQMLRNTSLKIIRELGIEGGCNVQLALDPDSFQYYIIEVNPRVSRSSALASKATGYPIAKLAAKIAVGLTLDEMRNPVTGKTYAAFEPALDYVVTKIPRWPFDKFEAAKRNLGTQMKATGEVMAIGRTFEESLLKAIRSLESNTYHMELSDAEQMTDQWIEKRIRKAGDERLFYVGEALRRGVKIETIHEWSKIDLFFLYKMNRIVEFEKELSDLPFHVELALKAKRMGFSDITLAKLWGSTENEVYQWRKENSLLPVYKMVDTCAAEFESETPYFYGTYEDENESKVTDRESVIVLGSGPIRIGQGVEFDYATVHSVWAIKEAGYEAIIINNNPETVSTDFSISDKLYFEPLTVEDVMHIIDLEKPKGVVVQFGGQTAINLAEELVRRGVTILGTSLEDLDRAENRDKFEYTLNQLGIPQPEGKTAVSVEGALEIAESIGYPVLVRPSYVLGGRAMEIVYRREELLHYMKNAVKVNPQHPVLIDRYLIGKEIEVDAISDGVDVVVPGIMEHIERAGVHSGDSIAVYPPQQLTQEQKETLVDYTTRLAKGLNIVGLLNIQYVISKGEIFVLEVNPRSSRTVPFISKITNVPMANMATKSILGISLKEQGYESGLIPEKQGVFVKVPVFSFAKLRRVDITLGPEMKSTGEVMGKDSTLEKALYKGMVAAGMEMKEHGSVLMTVADKDKEEAVLLAKRFVNIGYQILATKGTAQHLMKAGVGVKEVDKIGAEGPTLLDLIQSGETQLVINTLTKGKQPARDGFRIRRESVENGVPCLTSLDTAEAILRVIESITFSAEALPASPEKRKAVHQ; translated from the coding sequence ATGCCTAAACGTACAGACATTAAAAGCATTTTAGTAATCGGAAGCGGACCAATCATCATAGGACAGGCAGCGGAATTCGACTATGCAGGGACCCAGGCCTGTATAGCCCTTAAAGAAGAGGGGTACCGTGTCATACTGGTCAATTCCAACCCGGCAACGATCATGACAGACGCTGAAATGGCTGACAAAGTTTACATTGAGCCGCTGACACTCGAATTTGTGAGCAGGATCATCCGTAAGGAACGCCCGGATGCCGTCCTTCCTACACTTGGGGGACAGACCGGCTTGAACCTGGCTGTTGAGCTTTCAAAATCTGGAGTATTAGATGAATGCGGCGTTGAAATACTCGGAACTAAACTATCTGCCATTGAAAAAGCCGAAGACCGTGATTTATTTAGAAATCTTATGAATGAACTTCATGAGCCGGTACCAGAAAGCGAGATTATCCGAAGTGTAGAGGAGGCATTTCATTTTGTCGATGGAGTCGGCTTCCCGGTCATTGTAAGACCAGCTTACACACTCGGAGGGACTGGCGGCGGAATCTGCCATAATGAAGAAGAGTTGATTGAAATCGTAAGCTCCGGCTTAAAATACAGCCCTGTGACACAGTGTCTTCTTGAGAAGAGTATCGCAGGTTTTAAAGAAATAGAATACGAGGTTATGAGGGATGGAGCCGACAATGCGATTGTTGTGTGTAACATGGAAAACATCGATCCTGTAGGAATCCATACTGGGGATTCTATCGTGGTGGCACCGAGTCAGACCTTAAGTGACAGGGAATATCAAATGCTCAGGAACACAAGCCTTAAGATCATCCGTGAACTGGGTATTGAAGGAGGCTGCAACGTTCAGCTCGCACTGGATCCCGACAGTTTCCAGTATTACATCATTGAAGTGAATCCGCGTGTGAGCCGTTCATCGGCACTTGCTTCAAAAGCAACCGGTTATCCGATTGCCAAGCTTGCAGCGAAGATCGCTGTAGGTCTTACATTGGATGAAATGAGGAATCCGGTCACTGGAAAAACATACGCCGCCTTCGAACCGGCGCTTGATTATGTGGTAACTAAGATCCCGCGCTGGCCATTTGACAAGTTTGAAGCAGCCAAACGGAATCTTGGCACCCAGATGAAAGCAACCGGTGAAGTGATGGCGATCGGCAGAACTTTTGAGGAATCATTGTTAAAAGCCATCCGCTCATTAGAAAGCAATACGTATCACATGGAGTTAAGCGATGCGGAGCAAATGACCGATCAGTGGATTGAGAAAAGGATCCGTAAAGCTGGTGATGAACGTCTCTTCTATGTAGGTGAAGCACTCAGGAGGGGAGTGAAGATCGAAACCATTCACGAATGGAGTAAGATTGACCTCTTCTTCTTATATAAGATGAATAGAATTGTAGAGTTTGAAAAGGAATTAAGTGATTTGCCATTCCATGTTGAACTGGCTCTAAAAGCAAAACGTATGGGCTTCTCTGATATCACTTTAGCAAAACTTTGGGGCAGTACGGAAAATGAAGTCTATCAGTGGAGAAAAGAAAACAGCCTTCTTCCGGTGTATAAAATGGTCGATACCTGTGCAGCCGAGTTTGAATCTGAAACACCATACTTCTATGGGACGTACGAGGATGAAAACGAATCTAAAGTCACAGATAGAGAAAGTGTCATCGTTCTTGGCTCAGGACCGATCCGAATCGGTCAGGGCGTGGAATTTGATTACGCAACCGTCCATTCTGTATGGGCAATTAAAGAAGCAGGATATGAAGCGATTATCATAAATAACAACCCTGAAACGGTATCAACGGACTTCAGTATTTCAGATAAGTTATACTTTGAGCCGCTTACGGTTGAGGATGTCATGCACATCATTGATTTAGAGAAACCTAAAGGGGTTGTGGTCCAATTTGGAGGACAGACGGCGATTAACCTGGCAGAGGAATTGGTGAGAAGGGGTGTCACGATTCTTGGAACTTCACTTGAAGATCTCGACCGTGCTGAGAACCGGGACAAATTCGAATATACACTTAACCAATTAGGGATTCCCCAGCCAGAAGGAAAAACCGCAGTTTCTGTAGAAGGAGCACTTGAAATCGCAGAATCCATCGGGTATCCGGTACTGGTCAGACCTTCTTATGTACTCGGCGGAAGGGCAATGGAGATTGTATATAGGAGAGAAGAGCTCCTTCACTATATGAAAAACGCAGTAAAGGTTAATCCGCAGCATCCTGTACTGATCGACAGATACCTGATCGGGAAAGAGATTGAAGTGGATGCGATTTCAGACGGAGTCGATGTCGTTGTACCAGGAATCATGGAGCATATCGAACGGGCAGGCGTCCATTCAGGGGATTCCATTGCAGTGTACCCCCCGCAGCAGTTGACACAGGAACAAAAAGAAACATTAGTGGATTACACTACCCGATTGGCAAAAGGGTTGAATATTGTCGGCCTGCTTAACATTCAATATGTCATATCAAAAGGGGAAATCTTTGTTCTCGAAGTGAATCCGCGCTCAAGCAGAACGGTGCCATTCATAAGTAAAATCACGAATGTGCCGATGGCCAATATGGCAACGAAATCAATCCTGGGAATTTCTTTGAAGGAGCAGGGGTACGAATCAGGTTTGATTCCAGAAAAGCAAGGAGTTTTTGTCAAGGTGCCGGTATTCTCTTTTGCAAAGCTTAGAAGGGTCGACATCACATTGGGTCCTGAAATGAAATCCACCGGGGAAGTCATGGGGAAAGACTCTACTTTAGAGAAAGCACTTTACAAAGGAATGGTCGCGGCAGGAATGGAAATGAAGGAGCATGGATCCGTCCTGATGACAGTGGCAGATAAAGATAAGGAAGAAGCGGTGTTATTAGCGAAACGCTTCGTGAATATCGGCTATCAGATCCTTGCCACGAAGGGGACCGCTCAGCATTTGATGAAAGCAGGTGTCGGTGTTAAAGAAGTCGATAAGATCGGTGCTGAGGGTCCGACACTGCTTGACCTCATTCAAAGCGGAGAGACGCAGCTTGTCATCAACACCCTTACTAAAGGAAAGCAGCCGGCCAGGGACGGTTTCAGGATCCGAAGAGAATCAGTGGAAAATGGAGTCCCATGCCTAACTTCTTTAGATACGGCAGAAGCGATCTTGCGGGTGATCGAATCCATAACCTTCTCGGCAGAGGCACTGCCAGCGTCGCCGGAGAAAAGAAAGGCGGTTCATCAATGA
- the pyrF gene encoding orotidine-5'-phosphate decarboxylase gives MNQKPFIALDFPSWEDTSSFLELFDESLNVKVGMELYLQNGPCIIEKLLKDNHRIFLDLKLHDIPNTVYGAMKGLAQYDLELLNVHAAGGTAMMEKALEGLHAGRPANQNPTKLIAVTQLTSTSEKQMRDEQLIARSINDSVLHYASLAKQSGLDGVVCSPHEAMLIREHCGKDFLRVTPGIRLSDEDKGDQQRITTPEKAREMGSSLIVVGRSITQAENPQLAYEQVVKKWEGLK, from the coding sequence ATGAATCAAAAACCATTTATAGCTCTTGATTTTCCATCGTGGGAAGATACGTCTTCATTTCTGGAATTATTCGATGAGAGTTTGAATGTGAAAGTTGGTATGGAATTATATCTTCAAAACGGGCCATGCATCATAGAAAAACTATTGAAGGATAATCACCGTATATTCCTTGATTTGAAACTCCATGATATCCCCAACACCGTTTATGGGGCAATGAAGGGTCTTGCCCAATATGACCTGGAACTTCTCAATGTGCATGCCGCAGGGGGCACTGCAATGATGGAAAAGGCTTTGGAAGGCCTTCATGCTGGGAGACCGGCAAATCAAAATCCCACAAAACTGATAGCAGTGACCCAATTAACATCCACTTCCGAAAAGCAGATGAGGGATGAACAGCTGATTGCTCGATCAATTAATGATTCAGTCTTGCATTATGCAAGTCTCGCAAAACAGTCAGGGCTCGATGGAGTGGTATGTTCACCTCATGAAGCAATGCTGATCAGGGAACATTGCGGGAAGGATTTTTTGAGGGTTACCCCAGGGATCAGATTATCTGACGAGGATAAGGGGGATCAGCAAAGAATTACAACCCCTGAAAAAGCGAGGGAAATGGGGTCTTCATTAATCGTAGTCGGAAGAAGCATCACCCAAGCAGAAAATCCACAACTCGCTTATGAACAAGTTGTAAAAAAATGGGAGGGTTTGAAATGA
- a CDS encoding dihydroorotate dehydrogenase, with product MRRLEIELPGLSLKNPVMPASGCFGFGREYSQFYDLSELGAIMIKATTEEPRFGNPTPRVAETNGGMLNAIGLQNPGLKGVMDNELPWLSQFDVPIIANVAGSKMEDYVEVAKEISTVSNVKALELNISCPNVKTGGIAFGTIPAVAKELTKRVKEVSEVPLYVKLSPNVSNIVEMAKAVEAGGADGLTMINTLLGMRLDIKTAKPVLANKTGGLSGPAIKPVAIRMIYEVSQAVDLPIIGMGGIQTAEDVIEYFYAGASAVAVGTANFVDPFVCQRIINELPALLDELGVDQISELIGRSWGKHESKTIYSS from the coding sequence ATGAGAAGGTTGGAAATTGAATTACCAGGATTATCGCTGAAAAACCCAGTCATGCCGGCTTCAGGCTGTTTTGGGTTTGGACGCGAATACAGTCAATTCTATGATTTAAGTGAACTTGGCGCAATCATGATAAAGGCGACAACCGAAGAACCGCGCTTCGGGAACCCCACTCCTCGTGTAGCGGAAACAAACGGGGGGATGTTAAATGCAATCGGGCTTCAAAACCCGGGGCTTAAAGGGGTTATGGACAATGAACTTCCATGGCTCTCCCAGTTTGATGTCCCAATCATTGCCAATGTGGCCGGTTCAAAAATGGAAGATTATGTTGAAGTCGCAAAGGAAATCTCAACAGTATCCAATGTAAAAGCACTGGAACTAAACATATCATGCCCGAATGTTAAAACGGGCGGAATCGCATTTGGGACCATTCCGGCAGTGGCAAAGGAACTGACGAAAAGAGTCAAAGAGGTGTCGGAGGTCCCGCTATATGTAAAGCTTTCACCGAATGTCTCCAATATTGTTGAAATGGCCAAGGCGGTTGAGGCAGGCGGAGCGGACGGTTTAACGATGATCAATACTCTCCTTGGAATGAGACTGGATATCAAAACCGCCAAGCCCGTACTGGCCAATAAAACAGGCGGTTTATCCGGACCTGCGATCAAGCCGGTTGCCATCAGGATGATCTATGAAGTAAGCCAGGCAGTCGACCTCCCAATTATAGGGATGGGCGGCATTCAGACAGCCGAAGACGTCATTGAATATTTTTATGCAGGTGCGAGTGCAGTGGCAGTCGGGACAGCTAACTTCGTCGATCCTTTTGTATGTCAGCGGATCATTAACGAACTTCCTGCATTACTCGATGAACTTGGAGTGGATCAAATCTCCGAACTTATTGGAAGGAGCTGGGGTAAGCATGAATCAAAAACCATTTATAGCTCTTGA
- a CDS encoding carbamoyl phosphate synthase small subunit — protein MKRQLILDDGTVFIGEGFGANEETIGEVVFNTSMTGYQEILSDPSYCGQLVTMTYPLVGNYGINRDDFESITPAIKAFIVREAADFPSNWRNESTLDELLKVKGIPGIAGIDTRKLTRIIRKHGAMKGIVCSAESDTEEMLVKLHETSLRRDQVKQVSTKTAYASPGRGFRVILMDFGMKHGILRELNKRDCDVVVVPHDTSAEEIRRLQPDGIMLSNGPGDPKDVPHAIETIRELIGEIPLFGICLGHQLFALACGGDSFKMKFGHRGGNHPVKDLITGKIALTSQNHGYAVEEKSLAGTRVEVTHIAINDDTVEGLKHLDYPAFTVQYHPEASPGPEDSNYLFDHFMKLMEDEKRKELQHA, from the coding sequence ATGAAAAGACAACTCATTTTAGACGATGGAACAGTATTCATTGGGGAAGGTTTTGGAGCAAATGAAGAAACGATCGGGGAAGTTGTATTTAATACAAGCATGACAGGCTATCAGGAAATTCTTTCAGACCCCTCCTATTGTGGACAGTTGGTTACAATGACGTATCCCTTGGTAGGAAACTACGGCATCAATCGGGACGACTTTGAATCCATCACTCCAGCCATCAAGGCATTCATCGTAAGGGAAGCGGCTGACTTCCCGTCGAACTGGAGAAATGAATCAACGCTGGATGAGTTATTGAAAGTGAAAGGCATTCCAGGAATTGCCGGTATCGATACAAGAAAACTGACTCGGATCATCAGGAAGCATGGAGCAATGAAAGGAATCGTTTGTTCAGCCGAATCGGACACAGAAGAGATGCTTGTAAAGTTACATGAAACATCCTTGAGAAGAGATCAAGTTAAACAAGTATCAACAAAAACGGCTTATGCGAGTCCGGGAAGAGGATTCAGGGTTATCCTGATGGATTTTGGCATGAAACACGGAATCCTGAGGGAACTCAATAAACGTGATTGCGACGTTGTTGTAGTCCCTCATGATACTTCAGCAGAAGAAATCCGCAGGCTTCAGCCGGACGGCATCATGCTGTCGAATGGACCTGGAGACCCGAAAGACGTACCTCATGCAATTGAAACGATCAGGGAGTTGATTGGTGAAATACCGCTATTCGGAATCTGCCTGGGCCATCAATTATTCGCACTTGCTTGCGGAGGGGATTCATTCAAGATGAAGTTCGGCCATCGCGGCGGCAATCATCCGGTGAAAGACTTGATCACGGGAAAAATAGCATTGACTTCACAAAACCACGGATATGCAGTCGAAGAAAAATCACTCGCAGGAACCAGAGTGGAAGTCACTCATATCGCAATCAATGACGATACAGTTGAAGGTTTGAAACACCTTGATTATCCTGCATTCACGGTTCAATATCATCCGGAAGCCTCACCGGGGCCGGAGGATTCAAATTACTTATTCGATCATTTCATGAAACTAATGGAAGATGAGAAAAGAAAGGAGCTTCAACATGCCTAA
- a CDS encoding dihydroorotate dehydrogenase electron transfer subunit, whose amino-acid sequence MIVNDQMTVVSHEQIAKNIFELVLKGELVNQIKAPGQFVHVKVGTGIDPLLRRPISIAAHNQEEQSMTLIYRAEGKGTKLLSLVDIGETVDILGPLGNGFTVEEGESKTALLVGGGIGVPPLYGLSKSLIAKGWEVKHILGFQDRSVSFYKERFEELGETFIATVDGSLGTKGFVTDVIQKEAPGFDEYFSCGPTPMLKALQSRLEMKSGFISLEERMGCGIGACFACVCHKQDDPDGYSYVKVCSDGPVFPAGVVQL is encoded by the coding sequence ATGATCGTAAACGACCAGATGACGGTGGTTTCCCATGAACAGATTGCAAAGAACATCTTTGAATTGGTCCTGAAAGGGGAATTGGTGAATCAAATAAAGGCCCCTGGACAGTTTGTCCATGTGAAAGTCGGGACCGGGATCGACCCTCTGTTAAGGAGGCCGATCTCCATTGCAGCACACAATCAAGAAGAGCAAAGCATGACGTTGATTTACCGTGCTGAAGGCAAGGGGACGAAACTTCTTTCCCTCGTCGATATAGGGGAAACAGTTGATATTCTGGGCCCTCTTGGAAATGGATTCACTGTGGAAGAGGGGGAAAGCAAAACCGCATTATTGGTAGGCGGGGGAATCGGTGTTCCTCCCCTATACGGTCTTTCCAAGAGTTTAATCGCTAAAGGCTGGGAAGTAAAACATATCCTGGGCTTTCAAGACCGGTCTGTCAGCTTTTATAAAGAACGATTTGAGGAACTGGGTGAAACGTTTATTGCCACAGTGGATGGATCACTCGGGACAAAAGGGTTTGTCACCGATGTCATTCAGAAGGAAGCACCCGGTTTTGATGAGTATTTTTCTTGCGGTCCGACACCGATGCTAAAAGCCTTACAATCCAGATTAGAGATGAAAAGCGGTTTCATTTCTTTAGAGGAGAGAATGGGCTGCGGAATCGGCGCATGCTTTGCATGCGTATGTCATAAACAGGACGATCCTGATGGTTACAGTTATGTGAAAGTATGCAGTGACGGCCCAGTATTTCCGGCAGGGGTGGTGCAATTATGA
- the pyrE gene encoding orotate phosphoribosyltransferase, which yields MKIEIANKLLDIEAVFLNPAEPFTWSSGIKSPIYCDNRLTMSYPSLRNEISSGLSEIIKDRFPEAEVIAGTATAGIPHAAWVSEKLNLPMCYVRSKAKAHGKGNQIEGKVTARQKVVVVEDLISTGGSCITAVEALREAGCEVLGVAAIFTYELEKGKAMLEEHNINAHALSDYSSLLQVALKRSIIKEEELENLNAWKENPEAWGN from the coding sequence ATGAAAATAGAAATTGCCAATAAACTATTAGACATCGAAGCTGTCTTTTTAAATCCTGCAGAGCCTTTTACATGGTCATCGGGGATTAAGTCGCCGATTTATTGTGATAACCGTTTAACCATGTCCTATCCATCGTTGAGAAATGAAATTTCAAGCGGACTTTCAGAGATAATAAAAGATCGCTTTCCCGAAGCAGAAGTGATAGCCGGTACAGCTACAGCAGGTATTCCGCATGCAGCCTGGGTAAGTGAAAAACTGAACCTCCCGATGTGTTATGTCCGATCCAAAGCGAAGGCACATGGAAAAGGTAATCAAATTGAAGGTAAAGTCACTGCCCGCCAAAAAGTAGTGGTGGTAGAGGACCTGATTTCTACAGGCGGCAGCTGCATCACTGCAGTTGAAGCATTAAGGGAAGCAGGGTGTGAGGTATTGGGGGTAGCTGCCATCTTCACTTATGAACTTGAAAAAGGCAAAGCAATGCTCGAAGAACATAACATCAATGCTCATGCATTATCGGATTACTCCAGTTTACTTCAAGTAGCACTCAAACGTTCAATCATCAAGGAAGAAGAGCTGGAAAATTTGAATGCTTGGAAAGAAAATCCCGAAGCATGGGGGAATTAA